One segment of Thermoanaerobacter kivui DNA contains the following:
- a CDS encoding DUF4321 domain-containing protein, with product MRRGKSPWILVFLIVVGLILGGFLGDLLAHFFKQLAYQQIIGMNHPLTLDLNFIRFSFMLSFKINVGSVLGLILAIYAYYKM from the coding sequence TTGAGAAGAGGCAAAAGTCCATGGATATTGGTATTTTTAATTGTCGTAGGACTAATTTTAGGAGGTTTTTTAGGGGACTTACTGGCGCATTTTTTCAAACAATTAGCCTATCAGCAAATAATAGGAATGAATCATCCCCTCACACTGGATTTGAATTTTATTAGGTTTTCTTTTATGCTGTCCTTTAAAATAAATGTGGGGAGTGTTTTGGGATTAATTCTTGCAATATATGCTTATTATAAGATGTAG
- a CDS encoding nucleoside triphosphate pyrophosphatase, whose protein sequence is MRIVLASKSPRRKELLSNLGLKFEVIESGIEEYSNEKHPSKYVMDLSFHKAMAVAKKLNEEAVVIGADTVVVVDDKVLEKPKDREEAYTMLKSLQGRFHTVYTGITVVRAQDFKYVRDFEETKVWIKKLEDEEIFNYIDTGECYDKAGAYAIQGFGALIVEKIEGDYFNVVGLPISKLFDILKREFGIRLL, encoded by the coding sequence ATGAGAATTGTCCTCGCTTCAAAATCTCCAAGAAGAAAGGAACTACTTTCAAATTTAGGACTTAAGTTTGAAGTAATTGAAAGTGGTATAGAGGAATATTCAAATGAAAAGCATCCTTCTAAATATGTAATGGACTTATCCTTTCACAAAGCCATGGCAGTTGCCAAAAAGTTAAATGAAGAGGCTGTAGTGATAGGTGCTGATACTGTTGTGGTAGTAGATGATAAAGTTTTAGAAAAGCCTAAAGACAGAGAGGAAGCTTATACTATGCTTAAAAGCTTGCAGGGAAGATTTCATACAGTGTACACAGGAATTACTGTTGTAAGGGCACAGGATTTTAAGTATGTGAGGGATTTTGAGGAGACAAAAGTTTGGATCAAAAAATTAGAAGATGAGGAAATATTTAATTATATAGATACTGGCGAATGTTATGATAAAGCGGGAGCATATGCTATACAAGGATTTGGTGCTCTTATTGTTGAAAAGATTGAAGGAGATTATTTTAATGTGGTAGGTCTTCCAATTTCAAAACTTTTTGATATTTTAAAAAGAGAGTTTGGTATAAGGTTACTTTGA
- the radC gene encoding RadC family protein — translation MIKDLPYEERPRERLIKHGAQVLSNVELIAIIIGTGSKRESAISLAQRLIMEDRGLKFIVDSSVEKLASIKGIGIAKAVKLKAAVELGRRMMLSTGSDSFTITSPEDVINLMMDEMRYLNKEYFKVIMLNVKNKVIAIETISIGSLNTSIVHPREVFKAAIERSSSSIILVHNHPSGDPTPSREDIEVTKRLVEGGNILGIKVLDHVIIGDGRGISLKEKGYYEFE, via the coding sequence ATGATAAAAGACTTGCCTTACGAAGAAAGACCCAGAGAAAGACTTATAAAACATGGGGCTCAAGTATTGTCAAATGTCGAGTTGATAGCTATAATAATAGGGACAGGAAGTAAAAGAGAAAGTGCCATTAGTTTAGCACAAAGGCTTATAATGGAAGATAGAGGGCTTAAATTCATTGTAGATTCAAGTGTAGAAAAGCTTGCCAGCATAAAAGGAATTGGTATAGCTAAGGCAGTAAAGCTAAAAGCTGCAGTAGAATTAGGACGCAGAATGATGTTATCTACGGGAAGTGATAGTTTCACAATAACATCGCCAGAAGATGTCATAAATTTGATGATGGATGAAATGAGGTATTTGAATAAAGAATATTTTAAAGTGATAATGTTGAATGTTAAAAATAAAGTTATTGCAATCGAAACTATTTCTATAGGAAGTTTAAATACTTCCATTGTGCATCCCAGGGAAGTGTTTAAGGCCGCAATTGAAAGGTCATCTTCCTCTATAATTTTGGTTCACAATCACCCCAGTGGAGACCCTACTCCTAGCAGAGAAGACATAGAAGTGACAAAAAGGTTGGTAGAAGGAGGAAATATACTGGGTATAAAAGTTTTAGATCATGTTATAATTGGAGATGGGAGAGGTATAAGTCTTAAAGAAAAAGGGTATTATGAGTTTGAATAA
- a CDS encoding rod shape-determining protein, producing the protein MRGFSRDIGIDLGTATTLVYVQGKGIVLREPSVVAMRTDSKAILAVGEEAKKMVGRTPGNIIAIRPMRDGVIADFDITKIMLDHFISKVNPRKGLFRPRVIVGIPSGVTEVEKRAVIEAALQAGAKEAHTVEEPMAAAIGAGLPVEEPTGSMVVDIGGGTTDVAVISLGGIVTSKSLRVGGDEMDEAIINYIKREYNLMIGERTAEEIKIQIGSAFPKPKEETMDIRGRDLVSGLPKTLKITSTEILEALKDPVSSIIEAIKMTLEKTPPELAADIMDRGIMLTGGGALLSGIDKLIREETGMPVQIADQPTDCVALGAGKILEESSLFRRVLSPVNRS; encoded by the coding sequence ATGAGAGGATTTTCTAGAGATATTGGAATTGATTTAGGTACTGCAACAACTTTGGTATATGTACAAGGTAAAGGAATTGTTTTAAGAGAGCCTTCGGTTGTGGCGATGAGAACTGATTCAAAGGCGATTCTTGCGGTTGGAGAAGAAGCAAAAAAGATGGTAGGAAGAACTCCAGGCAACATAATTGCTATAAGACCCATGAGAGATGGTGTAATAGCTGATTTTGACATAACGAAGATTATGCTTGACCATTTTATAAGTAAAGTCAATCCCAGAAAGGGACTATTTAGACCCAGGGTTATCGTGGGTATACCTTCTGGTGTGACAGAAGTAGAAAAAAGAGCTGTTATTGAAGCAGCTCTACAAGCGGGTGCTAAGGAAGCTCATACTGTAGAAGAGCCTATGGCTGCAGCAATTGGAGCAGGGCTTCCCGTTGAAGAGCCTACTGGCAGCATGGTTGTGGATATAGGCGGTGGTACTACAGATGTAGCTGTAATTTCTCTTGGAGGAATTGTTACCAGCAAGTCTTTGAGGGTTGGCGGAGATGAAATGGACGAAGCCATAATCAACTATATAAAGAGAGAGTACAACCTCATGATAGGTGAAAGGACTGCAGAAGAGATAAAAATCCAAATTGGGTCAGCTTTTCCAAAGCCAAAAGAAGAAACAATGGACATAAGAGGAAGAGATTTGGTATCAGGACTTCCTAAAACTCTTAAAATTACTTCAACAGAGATTTTGGAGGCATTAAAAGACCCAGTATCCAGCATAATAGAGGCTATAAAGATGACCCTTGAAAAGACTCCGCCAGAACTTGCAGCAGATATTATGGACAGAGGAATCATGCTGACAGGCGGTGGTGCACTTTTAAGCGGTATAGACAAACTTATAAGAGAAGAGACGGGAATGCCTGTCCAGATTGCAGATCAGCCTACTGATTGTGTGGCACTTGGTGCTGGCAAAATTCTTGAAGAAAGTTCGCTGTTTAGGAGAGTTTTAAGCCCTGTGAATAGAAGTTGA
- the mreC gene encoding rod shape-determining protein MreC, producing MPRFFRNKQFILVFLIAVALIAAMAYTYDTGRYVTKLESAVGYIFSPVQRVFYKTGKGIFNFFSSIKEIGTLRATNEKLQKEVEKLRKENVRLQELINENKRLKEALNFKTENTELDMKLASIISKNPGNWFNTFNIDIGKSSGIKPGMAVLDEKGNMVGQITAVGDNWSKVLAIIDRDSSVSAVDVRTRDNGIVRGDSSGGLTMIYLPLDAEIIEGDIITTSDMSKFPKGLIIGKVTKVTRDSGSLLKQAIIKPAADFERLEYVFVVTNIKGTGK from the coding sequence GTGCCACGTTTTTTTAGGAATAAGCAGTTTATTTTAGTTTTTTTGATAGCCGTGGCGCTTATTGCCGCCATGGCTTATACCTATGATACTGGAAGGTATGTTACCAAATTAGAATCTGCAGTAGGATATATTTTTTCTCCTGTTCAAAGAGTTTTTTATAAGACTGGCAAGGGAATTTTTAATTTTTTTTCTTCAATTAAAGAAATAGGCACACTGAGAGCGACGAATGAAAAACTCCAAAAGGAAGTTGAAAAATTGCGAAAAGAAAATGTCAGATTACAAGAATTGATAAATGAAAATAAAAGACTTAAAGAAGCGTTGAACTTTAAAACAGAAAATACAGAGTTAGATATGAAACTTGCCAGTATTATAAGTAAAAATCCTGGTAATTGGTTTAATACTTTTAATATTGACATAGGCAAAAGTTCTGGAATTAAACCTGGCATGGCAGTTTTAGATGAAAAAGGCAATATGGTAGGACAGATTACAGCTGTGGGAGATAATTGGTCAAAAGTATTGGCGATTATAGACAGAGATAGTTCTGTAAGTGCTGTAGATGTCAGAACGAGAGATAATGGTATTGTGAGAGGAGATTCTAGCGGTGGCCTGACAATGATATATCTTCCCCTTGATGCTGAAATTATTGAAGGTGACATAATTACCACTTCTGATATGAGCAAATTCCCCAAAGGATTGATAATAGGAAAAGTGACCAAAGTTACACGGGACTCTGGTTCTTTGTTAAAACAAGCTATCATAAAGCCGGCAGCAGATTTTGAGCGGTTAGAATATGTATTTGTAGTGACTAATATAAAAGGTACAGGGAAGTAG
- the mreD gene encoding rod shape-determining protein MreD, which yields MRSAYKYLLIVLLIVLQSTLFRFISFFGVKPDAVFIVVLSFSLLNGSWEAIYLSLFAGLLQDILYNNAIGVVTLPLLIVSYITGLLSKSVFKESSFVAFVFVFLGTILYNLIIMFSMVLMKYEFNFIESFMDIVIIQAIYNSIITAFAYKYLVSFNKYLIKNSSNFFKKM from the coding sequence ATGAGAAGTGCATATAAATATTTATTAATTGTATTGTTAATTGTTTTGCAATCTACTTTATTTAGATTTATCAGTTTTTTTGGTGTTAAACCAGATGCTGTATTTATCGTTGTGTTGAGTTTTTCACTTTTAAACGGTTCGTGGGAGGCTATTTATTTAAGCCTTTTTGCGGGGCTTCTTCAAGATATTTTATACAACAATGCAATAGGAGTCGTTACACTTCCTTTGCTAATTGTAAGCTATATAACCGGGCTTTTAAGCAAAAGCGTTTTTAAAGAAAGTTCTTTTGTGGCTTTTGTGTTTGTGTTTTTAGGTACTATTCTTTATAACCTAATAATAATGTTTTCCATGGTATTGATGAAATATGAGTTTAATTTTATAGAAAGCTTTATGGATATTGTTATTATACAAGCGATTTACAATTCCATTATTACCGCTTTTGCATATAAGTATTTGGTTTCTTTTAACAAATATCTAATTAAAAACAGCAGTAATTTTTTTAAGAAAATGTAG
- a CDS encoding penicillin-binding protein 2 — protein sequence MRVMCLNEHLKKRFYNLAIIIILLFVVLVSRLIYLQLIKGDYFRELSVRQAIRLIPIDAPRGDIVDRYGVKLATSRPSFTIDIMKGDVVDSHLNETILKLMDILTKNNVKYKDDLPIYLDDKGNPYFNFKNPDEASVKEEILKDREIAWKKANNISENSTAKEAWDILMKKFKIRKNLDPYEARKIMVVRQLMEEQGYNQYQPVEIALDVDQKTVAEIEERHFELPGVMISIKPVRYYPHGTLLSQTLGYIGRITQEDLKKLDMSNYKLTDLVGHSGLETLYEKYLKGKDGGQQVEVDNFGRLIKNLNNVPPVPGDTIFLTIDKNIQEAAEQSLTKTMENIRNGKYGKKYPNANIGAAVVVDVHTGKILALASVPGFDPNIFATGNPPASIVNELFKARNATVEPSPVFNYATQGAVPPGSTFKMAVALAALESGVTTVDEKYLDPGIYPYTKQTNWLWNEYHQTQGWVSVSDAIKYSVDTYFYEMGRRMGIDKIVEYAKKFGLDQKTGIEIYETKGIIASPQYKREYYLGLIKSMVKSDKNPNGKITEEQYDKIVKIVDSGNLSDYNTFLQLKKMGIKDSELQRELWRLMYFARHWSLTDTCSAAIGQGDNQFTPLEIVSYISTLVNGGTRYRLHLVDKIVSPDGKVIEETKPEVLGKIDIPQKYLDAIKLGMKGVTERGGTASAAFSGFPIPVGGKTGTAEVGIKGRDNYAWFVGFAPYDNPQIAVVTVIYQGGAGSYAAYVARDIFDAYFGLSKDKTNESFTVVNSPIR from the coding sequence TTGAGGGTGATGTGTTTGAATGAGCATCTCAAAAAAAGGTTTTACAATTTGGCGATCATCATAATTCTCCTTTTTGTTGTTTTAGTGTCCAGGCTAATTTATCTTCAACTTATAAAAGGCGACTATTTTAGAGAACTATCGGTAAGACAAGCGATTAGACTTATACCTATTGATGCTCCTCGCGGTGATATTGTGGATAGATACGGGGTAAAACTTGCGACGAGCAGACCAAGTTTTACTATAGATATCATGAAAGGAGATGTAGTTGATAGCCATCTCAATGAAACGATACTAAAGTTAATGGATATTTTGACGAAAAATAATGTGAAGTATAAAGATGATCTGCCAATATATCTCGATGACAAAGGTAATCCTTATTTTAATTTTAAAAATCCTGATGAAGCATCAGTAAAAGAAGAAATTTTAAAAGACAGAGAAATAGCTTGGAAAAAAGCCAACAATATAAGCGAGAATTCCACTGCAAAGGAAGCATGGGATATTTTGATGAAAAAGTTCAAGATACGGAAGAATTTAGATCCTTATGAAGCAAGAAAGATAATGGTAGTACGGCAATTGATGGAAGAACAGGGTTACAATCAATATCAGCCAGTAGAAATAGCCTTAGACGTTGACCAAAAGACAGTCGCTGAAATTGAAGAGAGACATTTTGAACTTCCCGGGGTCATGATAAGCATAAAACCTGTAAGGTATTATCCTCATGGAACGTTGTTATCCCAAACGTTGGGATATATTGGGCGTATAACTCAAGAAGACTTGAAAAAACTCGATATGAGCAATTACAAACTTACAGATTTAGTGGGACATTCTGGCCTTGAAACTTTGTACGAAAAATATTTGAAAGGAAAAGATGGGGGACAGCAAGTAGAAGTAGATAATTTCGGAAGGCTAATAAAAAACTTAAACAATGTTCCTCCTGTGCCAGGAGATACTATATTTTTGACTATTGACAAAAATATCCAAGAAGCAGCAGAGCAATCTCTCACAAAAACTATGGAAAACATTAGAAACGGAAAATACGGCAAAAAATATCCTAACGCTAACATTGGAGCTGCTGTAGTAGTAGATGTCCATACGGGAAAAATTTTGGCATTAGCTAGTGTTCCTGGTTTTGACCCTAACATTTTTGCCACAGGTAATCCTCCTGCCAGCATAGTAAATGAACTTTTTAAAGCGAGAAATGCAACAGTTGAACCCAGCCCTGTTTTCAATTATGCGACACAGGGAGCAGTACCTCCAGGGTCAACCTTTAAAATGGCAGTTGCTTTAGCAGCTTTGGAAAGTGGCGTGACAACAGTCGATGAGAAGTATTTAGACCCAGGCATTTATCCTTATACCAAACAGACTAACTGGCTGTGGAATGAGTATCATCAGACGCAAGGATGGGTAAGTGTATCTGATGCGATTAAATACTCAGTTGACACTTATTTTTACGAAATGGGAAGAAGAATGGGAATAGACAAAATTGTAGAATATGCCAAAAAATTTGGTCTTGACCAGAAAACTGGTATTGAAATATATGAAACAAAAGGAATAATAGCAAGCCCACAGTATAAAAGAGAATATTACCTTGGTTTAATAAAATCAATGGTAAAAAGCGACAAAAATCCAAATGGCAAGATAACAGAAGAACAGTATGACAAAATTGTGAAAATTGTTGATTCAGGAAATCTCAGCGATTACAATACTTTCCTTCAATTAAAAAAAATGGGAATTAAAGATTCCGAACTTCAAAGAGAATTGTGGAGACTCATGTATTTTGCGAGACATTGGAGCTTGACAGATACTTGTAGTGCTGCAATAGGTCAGGGGGATAATCAATTCACTCCTTTAGAGATTGTAAGCTATATATCTACACTAGTTAATGGAGGTACAAGGTATAGGTTGCATTTAGTTGACAAGATTGTTTCTCCTGACGGTAAGGTTATAGAAGAGACAAAACCAGAGGTTTTAGGAAAGATTGATATTCCACAAAAATATCTTGATGCAATAAAGTTGGGAATGAAAGGTGTAACTGAGAGAGGAGGAACTGCAAGCGCTGCTTTCAGTGGATTTCCTATTCCAGTAGGTGGGAAAACTGGTACTGCAGAAGTAGGCATCAAAGGAAGAGACAATTATGCCTGGTTTGTAGGTTTTGCGCCTTATGACAATCCTCAAATTGCTGTTGTAACGGTTATATATCAAGGTGGTGCAGGATCTTATGCGGCATACGTTGCAAGAGATATATTTGACGCTTATTTTGGCTTGAGCAAAGACAAAACAAACGAAAGTTTTACAGTAGTAAATTCACCGATAAGATGA
- the minC gene encoding septum site-determining protein MinC → MIKDTVKIQGTKDGLAIIVEDGVDIDTVREKIINRIEKSLKFFQGANLIVRVKSLNVNDEELENLKNFIFDKYGVEVQIKKFQERHLKNVTEGEEIFNGLEEGITKFYKGTVRSGQVVRYFGNLVVIGDVNPGGIVQAAGNIVVMGTLRGIAHAGFTGNKDAVIVASSLRAMQLRIASIISRAPDKDEAIDYPEIAVVKKGKIIVKPLYHNIDLW, encoded by the coding sequence ATGATAAAGGATACTGTAAAAATTCAAGGGACAAAAGATGGACTGGCAATTATAGTGGAAGATGGTGTAGATATTGATACTGTGAGAGAAAAAATCATAAACAGAATTGAGAAGTCACTTAAATTTTTTCAAGGTGCAAATCTTATCGTTAGAGTAAAAAGTCTAAATGTAAATGATGAAGAATTAGAGAATTTGAAGAATTTTATTTTTGATAAATATGGTGTTGAGGTGCAGATAAAAAAATTTCAAGAGAGGCATCTTAAAAATGTGACGGAAGGGGAGGAAATTTTTAATGGTTTAGAAGAAGGTATAACAAAATTTTATAAAGGTACTGTGAGGTCTGGACAAGTTGTCAGATATTTTGGGAATCTTGTCGTAATAGGAGATGTGAATCCTGGAGGAATAGTACAAGCTGCTGGCAATATAGTTGTAATGGGGACTTTGAGGGGAATAGCTCACGCAGGATTTACAGGCAACAAAGATGCAGTCATTGTCGCTTCTTCTTTAAGAGCGATGCAGCTTAGAATAGCCAGCATAATTTCAAGAGCTCCTGATAAAGATGAGGCAATCGATTATCCCGAAATTGCCGTTGTCAAAAAAGGTAAAATTATTGTAAAACCTCTTTACCACAACATTGATTTATGGTAA
- the minD gene encoding septum site-determining protein MinD has protein sequence MSEAIVITSGKGGVGKTTSTANIGTYLAIKGYKVVLVDTDIGLRNLDVVMGLENRIVYDIVDVVEGQCRLKQALIKDKRFDGLYLLPAAQTRDKSAVTPEQMQKLIGDLKEEFDYILVDCPAGIEQGFRNAISGADRAIVVTTPEVSAVRDADRIIGLLEAAELHNPMLVINRIKMDMVKRGDMMNIEDIIDILAIDLLGVIPDDENIIISSNRGEPIVTDEKSLAGQAYRNLVERLLGNDVPLINLDVGNGFMDKLKRLFKMA, from the coding sequence ATGAGTGAAGCTATAGTTATAACTTCTGGAAAAGGTGGAGTTGGTAAAACTACTTCTACAGCTAATATTGGTACATATCTTGCCATTAAAGGTTATAAGGTTGTTTTGGTGGATACTGATATAGGGCTTAGAAATCTTGATGTAGTTATGGGATTAGAAAACAGAATTGTGTACGACATAGTGGATGTTGTAGAAGGCCAGTGCAGACTGAAGCAAGCTCTTATAAAAGATAAAAGATTTGACGGTTTGTATCTTTTACCAGCTGCTCAAACGAGAGATAAATCGGCAGTTACTCCTGAACAAATGCAGAAATTGATAGGTGATTTAAAGGAAGAGTTTGATTACATTTTAGTTGATTGTCCTGCGGGAATAGAACAGGGGTTTAGAAATGCCATTTCTGGAGCTGATAGAGCGATTGTGGTGACTACTCCTGAAGTTTCAGCGGTAAGGGATGCAGACAGAATTATAGGGCTTTTAGAAGCTGCAGAACTTCACAATCCGATGTTAGTCATAAACAGGATTAAAATGGATATGGTAAAGCGTGGAGATATGATGAATATTGAAGACATCATTGACATTTTGGCAATAGACCTTTTGGGTGTCATTCCCGATGATGAGAATATAATCATTTCTTCCAACAGAGGAGAACCTATAGTTACAGATGAAAAGTCATTGGCGGGACAAGCATACAGGAATTTGGTGGAAAGGCTTTTGGGCAACGATGTACCTTTGATTAATCTTGATGTAGGAAACGGTTTTATGGATAAGCTCAAGAGACTTTTCAAGATGGCTTAA
- the minE gene encoding cell division topological specificity factor MinE codes for MELFKSFMGKSNSKDIAKERLQLLLVHDRSDVSPKFLEMIKEDILNVISNYVDIDEAGLNVEITKEKRSDNTYMPALHANIPIKKMKQVIR; via the coding sequence GTGGAGTTATTTAAATCTTTTATGGGAAAGAGTAACAGTAAAGACATAGCAAAAGAGAGGCTACAGCTTTTATTAGTGCATGATAGGTCTGATGTTTCTCCTAAATTTTTGGAGATGATAAAGGAAGATATATTAAATGTCATTTCTAATTATGTGGATATTGACGAAGCAGGCTTGAATGTGGAGATTACAAAAGAGAAAAGAAGTGATAATACCTACATGCCTGCTCTTCATGCAAATATCCCCATAAAAAAAATGAAGCAGGTGATAAGATAA
- the rodA gene encoding rod shape-determining protein RodA, producing the protein MFNKKLLKNFDWGLLITVILISVYSVIVIASASHAIETGSYKKVIVQTVAILIGLLSIVAICLIDYNVLAKFSSLIYILNVISLLLVLAIGKVSNGAQSWIHLGPVDIQPSEFSKIALILTLANMFSNTEEIKTFKELLWPMVYVGIPFVVVMLQPDLGTTLVFVAIFLTMVYISGIRTKVLAQLIGLGIAMLPLGYEILKPYQRNRLLSFLNPEMDPMGTGYHVIQSKIAIGSGMFWGKGLFHGSQTQLYYLPEAWTDFIFSVVGEELGFIGASILIVLYAIMLYKAWKIAYNAKDKYGMLVAVGIIAMFTFHIFENIGMTIGIMPITGIPLPFMSYGGSAMVADMMAIGLLENISMRRQKINF; encoded by the coding sequence GTGTTTAACAAAAAGCTTCTTAAAAATTTTGATTGGGGACTTTTGATTACTGTGATTTTAATATCTGTGTACAGTGTCATCGTAATAGCCAGTGCTTCCCACGCTATTGAGACGGGTTCTTACAAAAAAGTCATAGTCCAGACTGTTGCTATTCTTATTGGCCTTTTATCTATTGTGGCAATATGCCTTATTGATTACAATGTACTGGCTAAATTTTCTTCTTTGATTTATATCCTGAATGTAATAAGCCTTTTGTTGGTTTTAGCAATTGGCAAAGTAAGCAATGGTGCTCAGAGCTGGATACACCTAGGTCCTGTTGATATTCAGCCTTCTGAGTTTTCCAAAATAGCCCTTATATTGACTCTGGCAAATATGTTCAGCAATACTGAGGAAATAAAGACTTTTAAAGAACTTTTATGGCCTATGGTCTACGTGGGAATTCCTTTTGTTGTAGTCATGTTACAGCCAGACTTAGGTACTACTCTGGTGTTTGTAGCGATTTTTTTGACTATGGTATATATTTCAGGAATAAGAACTAAAGTGTTGGCTCAGCTAATTGGTTTAGGTATTGCGATGCTGCCTCTTGGATACGAAATACTAAAGCCTTACCAAAGAAATAGACTTTTGTCTTTTTTAAATCCTGAAATGGACCCGATGGGAACAGGTTACCATGTGATTCAGTCTAAAATTGCTATCGGTTCAGGAATGTTTTGGGGAAAGGGGCTTTTTCATGGAAGCCAAACTCAGCTCTATTATCTTCCCGAAGCATGGACAGACTTTATTTTTTCTGTTGTAGGGGAAGAATTAGGGTTTATAGGGGCATCTATACTGATAGTTCTCTATGCCATTATGCTGTATAAAGCTTGGAAGATTGCTTATAATGCTAAAGATAAATATGGAATGCTCGTGGCCGTAGGAATTATTGCTATGTTTACATTTCATATCTTTGAAAATATAGGGATGACTATTGGGATAATGCCAATCACAGGTATTCCTCTTCCTTTTATGAGCTATGGGGGAAGTGCAATGGTAGCAGACATGATGGCAATAGGACTTTTAGAAAATATAAGCATGAGAAGGCAAAAGATAAACTTTTAG
- the mgsA gene encoding methylglyoxal synthase, translating to MNIALIAHDQKKELMVNFAIAYKHIFEKCNIYATGHTGQLIKEATGLNVNCLLPGPLGGDQQIGAMIAENKIDMVIFLRDPLTAQPHEPDILALLRVCDVHSIPLATNIATAEVLLKGMEQGLLEWREIADK from the coding sequence ATGAATATAGCTTTGATAGCCCATGACCAAAAAAAAGAACTTATGGTGAATTTCGCAATTGCCTATAAGCATATCTTTGAAAAATGCAATATATACGCAACAGGCCATACAGGACAACTTATCAAGGAGGCGACAGGTCTAAATGTAAATTGCCTTTTACCCGGCCCTCTTGGTGGAGACCAACAGATTGGTGCAATGATTGCTGAAAATAAGATTGATATGGTGATTTTTTTAAGAGACCCACTTACGGCTCAACCCCATGAACCAGATATTTTGGCTCTGCTTAGAGTTTGTGATGTGCATTCTATTCCATTGGCGACTAATATCGCTACTGCAGAAGTTTTATTGAAGGGAATGGAGCAAGGACTTTTAGAGTGGAGAGAAATAGCAGATAAATAA
- a CDS encoding M23 family metallopeptidase — translation MKYQRIPYYSPKKFSTYKKYAELFENQLIISLVLLGMILLFKAVDVPIANSFINATKSALSYDMNYENTKKGLKLVQSKIPWLKESVIKVFSPTEEKTSENKTSSDVPQASIKMIAPVTGKVTSGFGMRVDPITNQLTNHTGIDIDAPIGTEVKAALDGVVMLVEEQNQDFGKVIVLRHANDVRTVYAHLSEILVKEKDQVKQGDIIGKTGDTGKVTAPHLHFEVWENGKPVDPLTKIVIGDAASEGAK, via the coding sequence ATGAAATACCAACGAATTCCTTATTATTCTCCCAAAAAATTTAGCACTTACAAAAAGTATGCAGAGCTATTTGAAAATCAATTAATTATTTCATTAGTTTTATTAGGAATGATTTTGCTTTTTAAAGCAGTTGACGTGCCTATAGCTAACTCTTTTATAAATGCTACTAAAAGTGCGCTAAGTTATGATATGAATTACGAAAACACAAAGAAAGGGTTAAAATTAGTTCAAAGTAAGATTCCTTGGCTTAAAGAAAGTGTGATAAAAGTTTTTTCTCCCACTGAAGAAAAAACTTCAGAAAATAAAACTTCTTCTGATGTTCCTCAGGCTTCTATCAAAATGATTGCACCTGTTACTGGAAAGGTAACCTCTGGCTTTGGAATGAGGGTTGATCCTATTACAAACCAATTGACAAATCACACTGGTATTGATATAGATGCTCCTATTGGAACAGAAGTGAAGGCAGCATTAGATGGGGTAGTAATGTTAGTGGAGGAGCAAAACCAGGATTTTGGAAAAGTCATAGTTTTAAGGCATGCTAATGATGTAAGGACCGTCTATGCTCATTTATCAGAAATTTTAGTGAAAGAAAAAGACCAAGTAAAACAAGGGGATATAATTGGGAAGACAGGCGATACTGGGAAAGTCACTGCTCCTCACTTGCATTTTGAAGTTTGGGAAAATGGCAAGCCAGTAGACCCCTTGACAAAGATTGTTATAGGGGATGCTGCCAGTGAAGGCGCAAAATGA